Proteins encoded in a region of the Ornithodoros turicata isolate Travis chromosome 3, ASM3712646v1, whole genome shotgun sequence genome:
- the LOC135387822 gene encoding SH3 domain-containing protein Dlish-like codes for MAFLCPVRIRRGKRKKEGSDKLSTRAPSIGRITGSASIETLVRVGIEKEHGLSPDSKVVILHDFTPCVDDELEVRRGQVVNVLYQENDWVYVIAETGQEGFIPHSYCAPYGSQLALTVRQKKLPRSDEELDQISSRGTHSIDSGQHSDAESFGGQKERLGGSVAPDVHPFFKDPAGRYIVLYTFVARDENDVSVERGELVTVLNREDPDWFWVLRSDGQEGFVPSAFVYPADQVTMQENKNTPHNATTSNTANSSTQAALGVQATTTYHHQSGGGNIANSNLSNANNAPVTEELRFRGSELVMLYDYKAQAPDDLSVRRGDWVYADLSTQTVEGWLWAYAPKVHKYGFIPKAYARPPAMTSL; via the exons ATGGCGTTTCTCTGCCCTGTAAGAATACGTCgcggaaaaagaaagaaag AGGGAAGCGACAAGCTGTCGACCCGTGCACCAAGCATCGGCCGCATCACGGGTAGTGCCAGCATCGAGACCCTAGTCCGCGTCGGCATCGAGAAGGAGCACGGCCTTTCTCCAGACTCCAAGGTCGTCATTCTCCACGACTTTACCCCGTGCGTCGACGACGAGCTCGAGGTCCGCCGCGGACAGGTGGTGAACGTCCTCTACCAGGAGAATGACTGGGTGTACGTCATCGCGGAGACCGGTCAAGAGGGCTTCATCCCTCACTCGTACTGTGCCCCGTACGGAAGCCAGCTCGCGCTGACGGTGAGGCAGAAGAAGCTTCCGCGGAGCGACGAGGAACTCGACCAGATCTCGTCCAGGGGGACTCACTCCATCGACAGTGGACAGCACTCGGACGCGGAGAGCTTTGGGGGACAGAAGGAGCGACTGGGGGGAAGTGTGGCGCCGGACGTGCATCCGTTCTTCAAGGACCCGGCGGGGAGGTACATAGTGCTGTACACGTTTGTAGCGAGGGACGAGAACGACGTCAGTGTCGAGAGGGGGGAATTGGTGACAGTGTTGAACAGGGAGGATCCTGACTGGTTCTGGGTGTTGAGGTCGGACGGACAGGAGGGTTTCGTGCCAAGTGCCTTTGTGTATCCTGCGGACCAGGTGACCATGCAAG AAAACAAGAACACTCCTCACAATGCTACAACATCCAACACCGCAAACTCTTCAACACAAGCTGCACTTGGTGTCCAAGCCACGACGACGTACCACCATCAATCTGGCGGAGGAAACATTGCAAACAGCAACCTGAGCAACGCCAATAATGCTCCGGTGACGGAGGAGTTGCGCTTCCGCGGCAGCGAGCTCGTCATGTTGTACGACTACAAGGCACAGGCGCCAGATGACCTCAGCGTACGCAGGGGCGACTGGGTGTACGCCGACCTTTCGACCCAGACGGTGGAGGGGTGGCtgtgggcgtacgcccccaAAGTGCACAAATACGGTTTCATCCCAAAGGCATATGCAAGGCCTCCTGCAATGACATCGCTTTGA